A region of Aliivibrio fischeri DNA encodes the following proteins:
- a CDS encoding DUF3392 domain-containing protein has translation MNQILSFFNTLGSYLTPYLSDISVAMIACALVMLGGDINRALRAFLAGKHFLIRTCAFIGINAFGYGLLIVKASPFLTSALRSIQPAFMLAIVFSTFIIIGIWAQKNRQV, from the coding sequence ATGAACCAAATACTTTCTTTTTTTAATACCTTGGGCAGTTATTTAACTCCCTATTTATCTGATATCTCAGTAGCGATGATTGCTTGTGCACTTGTCATGCTAGGTGGTGATATTAACCGTGCATTAAGAGCTTTCTTAGCTGGAAAACACTTTTTAATTCGTACCTGTGCTTTTATTGGTATTAACGCTTTTGGGTATGGATTGTTGATTGTAAAAGCATCACCATTTCTCACATCTGCTTTGCGTTCTATACAACCTGCTTTTATGCTTGCTATTGTTTTTTCGACCTTTATTATTATCGGTATATGGGCACAAAAAAATCGTCAAGTATGA